TACGACCTCATCTCTTCTCGATCGAGGCCCTGCATGATTACGCTCTTTTGCGCATGATCTTGTGATGGGTATAGCGAATCGCCTCACCTTCCCTCTGTCTTTTTGCAGGACCTTGCATCTCCAGTAGACTGGGCGCGTCCACTGCTCCCAGGACCAGAGCATCGCACTTGGCAAAGCAGAGGTAGGCGGAGCTCGGGCCGGCCGATGGCCACCACAGTGCCACAATTAAGCACTATCTATCTATTCGCCCCCTATTTATTTGCGCATTCTACTTCTGTTCTACCTGCGGCTTAACTTCGAAGAACACACCCATTGCAGGAGAAGATGGGGAGTACTCGCGACGGAGATGCATCAGCCATTGCTCTGCTGCTGCTGTGCGCTTGCTTTCTCACCTCCCTTGCATGTGACAGCAGTACGTTAATTCTTCTTCCTAGCACATTTGCGGTTCGGATTTCACTGTGTTTTTGATGTATGATATGCCCAACCATCCTTGATGCGTAGCAGATGGTGCCAAGTTTGGGTACACCGGTCCTCTCGGCCCCGATCACTGGGGGGGATTGGACCCCAACTTCACGCAGTGCGCCATGGGGACGTACCAGTCTCCGGTTGATATCAAGACCAGAGACGTGGTTTACAACCCGATGTTGGGGCCTCTTCACAGGGAGTACACCGCCGCGAATGCTACCCTCGTAGACAACATCTTCAACATCGCGGTAATTTTGCTCTCAACCAAACGCCGCTTACCTGCCTTCTGCGTTCAGCAGTTTGCGTTTCATCCTCTCGCTGCGTTTCACTGTGTTCTTGTCCTGTGTGATCGGTCGATGCAGCTGCGGTGCGAGGATGCTGCTGGGACGGTGCAGATCGACGGGGTGAAGTACAAGCTGGACAACATCCATTGGCACTCTCCTTCAGAGCACACCATCAACGGCGAGAGGTTTGCGGTGGAGCAGCACATGGTTCACTTCAGTGACGACGGCAACATATCCGTCGTGTCGATCCTGTACCGGCTCGGCAGGCCAGACCCTTTCCTCATGCAGGTGAGTTTTGATCCTCAAAACGTTTGTATGCATTGACTGCGGATTCGTTTCTAGATTTGACCGTTTGGTCCGttgatggatggcagctgcaggaTAAGCTATCGGAGCTCTACGTGGAGGCCTGCAGGGCCGAGAAAGGCGCTCCCATCCCCGCCGGAGTCGTCAACATGTGGCCGCTGCGGCGTTACGCCAACATGTACTACCGGTACGTCGGGTCGCTGACCACGCCGCCGTGCACCGAGAACGTCATCTGGAACATCCACGGCAGGGTACGTCGTCGTAACCGGCCTCCAAACCAGTTAACTTTTTTACtttcgaaaaggaggattaccGCTGAATCGCAGCTTGTGCTCTGAATTCGTTTGATGTTTGAACCTGGGAGAAACCTGGTGCAGGTGAGGGAGATGACGTTGGGGCAGGCTGCCGCCCTGATCGCGCCCCTGGAGGAGGGCTACCGGCGCAACAACAGGCCGACGCAGCCGCTCAACGGCCGCACCGTGCAGTTCTACCGCAGGTtctggaagaagaaggggaacggGAAGCCGTAAGCCCGGTCGATGCGCCCCGATCGATGTTtggagatgatgatgatgttgcAGTGTCTCTCGTCTTTGCTCTCGGTTCGGGAGAAAGTTATAGTAGTCGTTTATCTCTGCAAGTCGTGTTAGCATATAGGTTTGCTTTATCGGTCTTGCTCTGAATTTGGTTAAGTAAGTGTTAGGTCTTTGGTATCTGTAAATGGGCCAGGAGGGTTGATGTGATCGATCCTTCTTTTGTCTACAAAAAGTTAAGCTAATCAACAAAGTTTCACTTTACGATCTAGTGATGGTCATGAAAACTGTGCGTCTTGCTCTGACCTCGCGGAGGCGGTGAGGAACTGACGTTGAAAGAGCATCTGGCCAGTTGAGACTCGTAACGAGAAATTCCCCCGAAAAATACCGTAATGACGTCTTGGATGAAACCCTTGACGATGCGCTCTTCCACGCGGGGCGTACGGCGTACCTATGCGCTCTGCGCCATATTGCGGTTCTATGTAAAAAAATCCTTATAGGAAACTTACGTAGCCTCATTTGGTTGGAAGAGAAAAAAAGACCCAGGTCCACCCTCTGAAATTGGGAGTTTTAGGAAGGACAGAAACATAACATTACGTAGCACGTTATGCAGGTGTACGGTGCACTGAGCTAGGACGATCGACATAGGGAGACCACCGGCTGGGAGCCGCCCTCTGCTACCTTGATAGCCCCGCTAGTCATTGGTGCTGGTTATGTTTCAGCGTTGCGTCGCCCATGTTGCCTATGGCATATATCCCTTTCCTTTTCGTAGAACTTGACTTTGTGAACTCGTAAGGGCCTTGGTTTAAGACCGGGCAAGCGCCTCCGCTTTAAAAAAAACGTTATGCAGGCGTAGCATTTTTGGCCGCAGGACCATGCCGTGGGGATAAGAGCATCTCATAACATAGCATCTCAAACCAGAGTGCAGACTTTTGTAGACCGGAGCTCGGTATTAACAAAACGAAAAAGCATAATTaaatgttttattttttttaataaaaacataCATGTGTCCCACACGAACCCGTGGAATTTTGTTTAAAAATGTTACAATTTGTAGGGTGTAAAAATCAAATTTCCAGCCCAACAACAAAAGTAAAGGGCACATTTTGAAAATACTTATTTGCCTTTGTTCTGTACGTGGCGTGTAAAAGTATAATGTTGTGAATTTTGCACGTGCGtaatatacatgtgtatgtgtgttcACAAAAGAATTTAAAAAATCACGTTGTGGAAAATTTGAAAACGAGCTCCTTTGGCATTTTTCGCCCGCCCTTATACATTAAGTATTTATGTTTTAGGATTTAAATAAAAATTGTTTCCTAGCCAAACCCTTAAAACTTAACTCCTTAATAAAAGGTCTTCGTCAATTTATCTAAGTTTTTGTTTACATACTTCATATTAAATCCATACATGATGATAAATGTTGACAAGACAAATTATTCAAATTTAAACACACGAAAGGTTCCAAATGAAGTAATGAGCATgaaagcatctccaatagatgcTGTAAAATATACTGGGCCACTTTTTACATCACCAGTGCAAAAACACTGCTCCAATATATGATATAGATGCAGATATTTTTACTCGAGGGATAGGGTGTGATGTAAAATAAGCCACCAACCGATGCCAATTTGCATCACTTGATGCTGTCGAGCAAATTTTATATCACCGGGGGACCACACTGCCGGAGCAAAATTTGTATCACCAAGTGCTATTTTTACATCACCAAGTCCTCCAACAGATGATGTCAAATAGGGCACCCACAAGAAGACATGTATTTTGCAACACCTATTTTACACCATATGTTGGACTTGTAGGTTTTTTATGATATAAAAAAAACTTTTTGGTGATACAAATTTTACTCGAAGCACAATTTGAtattgtattttacatcatttattGGAGATGCTCTCATAGAAACACAACAATCAAGTGCTATGGAGTAACCATTGATGCTCAGCAAGATCATCTTGGAGCTGGGTATGAACTTCTTGGTTTACGATGCATCGATGTGCTGCGAGGAATCTCTATATCCTATTTGCGTCGTGTTCTGCCCTCAAGTACTCCGCCCCATATATTTGCCAGTGTAGCTTATTAGTCCTAATTGTGAGCTTTTAAACATATCAATGGTGGAGATATTCCCTCATGAACATATGTCGATAATTATAAAACACTAATTAAACGTTCACCCACATAGATCATTAATTGAGGGCAAATACGTTCTGACACAATAATAGTTTTTAATGATTTTTTGCTTAGAATGCTATTGCTAATTTTGCCGGGGAATGATGAAACTTGTTTTGTTCACCTAATAAATTATGATTGCAAAATCACAAAACATTTCAATAGAACGAAAAAAGGTGCAAGCTGAATCACCAGTGTATTTATTCCAATACAGAGCATTTCGCATGAAATAAATTGTATAATTTATATCAAGTGGCTGACAAGTTATATCCGTCTGTTTGTTTTACACGTGATGCATCCATGACATACATTTTTGTAAGGAATTTATGTTGAATTTTTAATCAACTAAGAATATGAGATTGTGCTCACATTTTGGTATTTGTCTTTGCATGTTAGAGATTGGTATGCTCATAAAAATAGAAATGCTTCTCTTCGACCAAAATGATGCTATCATCAAGATGGCATGTTTTATCAGTTACAAAGCTTCCTTTTATTATGAACTGAAGAATGGCACAACTCATTGCAAATGAACTTATTGCCAATGAAATCATATGTGGTGGAAAATGTTGAAACTATTGTTTTGGTTAATCTCTCTTGATGAATTATAGTGTAGTTGATTCTAGTTCAACTAACATGTTGTTTTCCTCACATCTTCATGGAAAGTCCCACGTTGACATTTTGCATCCATGTATATTCTCTCTACCGTTCCTCCCCTTTCCCTTAAGAGTGAGATCATTGTCCCGTGGGTTCGATTGTCGTGGGTAGCTGGTTCTTCCTATGTTTAATCTCACTTGATGAATTGCAGTGTAGTTAATTCTAGTTCAGCTAACATACTGTTTTATCTACATCTTCATGGAAAGTCACATGTTGACATCTTGCATGTATGATTCTCTCTACCATTCTTTCCCTTCCCCTTAAGTGGTGTGGTCGCTGTCTTGTGGGGCCGATTGTCGTGGGTAGTTGGTttcttcctgatacgtctccattgcatctacttttccaaactcttttgcccttgttttggactctaacttgcatgatttgaatggaactaacctggactgacgctgttttcagcagaattgccatgttgttatttttgtgcggaataaaaagttctcagaatgacctgaaacttcagtgagataacttttggaattaataaaaatattggtgaaagaatcaagtgaagggggcccacaccctcgtCACAATTGTGGGgggcgccctccgaccttgtgggccccctggacctccaccgacctcaactccaactctatatattcacttttggggagaaaaaaaatcaaagagaaggattcatcgcgttttacgatacggagccgccgccaagccctgttcttcctcggggggcagatctggagtccgctcggggttccggagaggggaatccgtctccatcatcatcatcatcaaccatcctccatcaccaattcatgatgctcaccgctgtgcgtgagtaatcccaccgtaggcttgctggacggtgatgggttggatgagatttaccatttaatcgagttagttttgttagggtttgatccctagtatccactatgttctaagattgatgttcttatggttttgctatgcttaatgcttgtctctagggcccgactgctatgatttcagatctgaacctattatgttttcatgaatatatttgtgttcttgatccgatattgcaagttatagtcacctactgcgtgttatgatccggaaacccggagtgacaatagtcatgatcactcccggtgatgaccgtagtttgaggagttcatgtattcactaagtgctaatgctttggtccggtgctctattaaaaggaggccttaatatcccttagtttc
The window above is part of the Triticum aestivum cultivar Chinese Spring chromosome 2A, IWGSC CS RefSeq v2.1, whole genome shotgun sequence genome. Proteins encoded here:
- the LOC123185464 gene encoding alpha carbonic anhydrase 1, chloroplastic isoform X1, which produces MGSTRDGDASAIALLLLCACFLTSLACDSTDGAKFGYTGPLGPDHWGGLDPNFTQCAMGTYQSPVDIKTRDVVYNPMLGPLHREYTAANATLVDNIFNIALRCEDAAGTVQIDGVKYKLDNIHWHSPSEHTINGERFAVEQHMVHFSDDGNISVVSILYRLGRPDPFLMQLQDKLSELYVEACRAEKGAPIPAGVVNMWPLRRYANMYYRYVGSLTTPPCTENVIWNIHGRVREMTLGQAAALIAPLEEGYRRNNRPTQPLNGRTVQFYRRFWKKKGNGKP
- the LOC123185464 gene encoding alpha carbonic anhydrase 1, chloroplastic isoform X2, which produces MGSTRDGDASAIALLLLCACFLTSLACDSNGAKFGYTGPLGPDHWGGLDPNFTQCAMGTYQSPVDIKTRDVVYNPMLGPLHREYTAANATLVDNIFNIALRCEDAAGTVQIDGVKYKLDNIHWHSPSEHTINGERFAVEQHMVHFSDDGNISVVSILYRLGRPDPFLMQLQDKLSELYVEACRAEKGAPIPAGVVNMWPLRRYANMYYRYVGSLTTPPCTENVIWNIHGRVREMTLGQAAALIAPLEEGYRRNNRPTQPLNGRTVQFYRRFWKKKGNGKP